ATATCATGCCGGATCTGCTCGTGGGCATCGGAGAGGAAGTTATTGTGGCCCGACCGGGAGTATTCGGTCCCACCGCAGCCGAGGTCAAAGAAATAGTCTTTTCCTCCCTGTTTAACCGGCAGATGGCTCATACCGCCGAGGATTTAACCGCTATGGTAATCGCGAACAAGGGTTATCCAAGGCCTCCCCTCCACAGCGATGTTAAAAGCGGTTTTGTACTTCAGTTTAATGAAAGACCGGGATTTTCCGTGAAACAAATCGAGCAGGAGGTCAATGAACTGATAAATGCTGAACTTTCGGTCGAATACATGGACGAGGAGACGATCAAGATCGGTGAGATGGTTACAACCTGTACGGGGCCCCGCATCCACGTAAAAAACACCAGTGATATCAAGGGGTACGATCTCTCCCTGGACCTGGAAAAAGATCCCAACACTGGTTTTTATCTGCTGGCCGGCAAGATAGGTCAGGACGATAATCCCTTTAATCTCAGCTGTCCGGAATGTTCGCCCCTGCGCTCTGATTCATAATATATTTTTAAAGAAAAAAAGGAGGCAGATTTATATTGACAGCATCACAATCCAGCAATTCTGACAGTCGCGATCTAAGACCGGTTAGAATTGAGAGAGGATACACCAAGTATGCAGAGGGTTCGGTTTTAATGAGTACAGGAGATACAAAGATTATCTGCACCGCCTCGGTCGAGGACGGTGTTCCCTATTTTTTGAGGGGGGAAGATCAGGGCTGGCTTACCGCGGAATATTCGCTTCTGCCCCGTTCGACCCAGGACCGGACAACCAGAGCTGCCGCCCGGGGTAAGAGAAGCGGCAGAACCCGTGAGATTCAGCGGCTGATCGGCCGTTCACTTCGGGCTGTAATAGATCTTGAGGCCATGGATGAGAGGACGATCTGGATAGATTGCGATGTTATTCAGGCCGATGGCGGAACCAGAACTGCTTCGATAACCGGCGGTTTTGTAGCTCTTTATGATTCTGTTGATTACATGATGGAGGAAGGTATTGTTTCGGAAAATCCCCTGAAGGAATTCACTGCAGCGACCAGCGTGGGCATAGTGGATGAGGATTATGTACTCGATCTCTGTTATGAGGAGGATTCCAGCGCTGATGTTGACATGAATGTAGTTATGACCGAATCGGGTAAGTTTATCGAAATTCAGGGTGCGGCTGAAGAGTCACCCTATACCCGTTCTGATCTGGATAAAATGCTGGAACTGGCAGAAGATGGCATCCAGGGTTTGATCGATGCTCAAAAGCGCGCTCTGGAGCTGATATGATGAGCGGATGCCGAAGGCTTTTTGTTGCAACCGGAAATAAAGATAAACTCAAAGAAATCGGGCAAAAATTCAGCGAGTTAAGCATGGAAATTCTCTCGCCTGAGAGCCTGGATCTTGAATTTGAGGTAGAGGAGACGGGCAGCACCCTGGCGGAGAATGCTCTGATAAAAGCCCGGGCCGGTGCCGGTGTTAGCGGTGTATTGACCCTGGCGGACGATACCGGGCTCATGGTCGATGCTCTCGATGGTGAACCCGGGGTTTATTCTGCCCGCTTTGCCGGTCCTCAAGCCAGTTATGAGGAGAATAACAATCACCTTCTATCCAGGCTGGAAGGTGTCAGGGAAGAAAACCGCACCGCCCGATTTGTGACTGCAGCGGCTTTGGTCGATCCTGATACAGGCAGGGAGCATACTGTCAGGGGAATCTGCCGCGGCAGAATTCTCGAGAAAAGAAGAGGAGAAGGGGGTTTTGGTTACGATCCGCTTTTTTATCTGCCCGATCTGGATATGACATTTGCAGAGCTGGATACAGAGTCAAAAAACGAAATAAGTCATAGGGCCCGGGCGCTCAGGCGGGTTAAGCTGCTGCTCGAACAAAATTATTTTGACAGGGAGGAATAAAACTTGCTTTTGAGGTCACTGCTCTTTATGCCGGGAAATAACGCAAAAATATTGAATAAAGTCGAAGATGTGCAGGCCGATGCAGTAATTCTCGATCTGGAGGATGCTGTCTCCTCTCAGGATAAGGAAAAAGCCCGGGAGCTGGTGGAAAACAGATTGATCGAGCTCGAAAATTCAGTCGGACATCCCGATATATTTGTGCGTGTGAATGGACCATTAAAAAAGCAGTGGCCCGAAGACTGCAGGGCGGCTATCAGACCGGCTCTGGATGGGCTGATACTGCCCATGGCCGAAAAAGCCGGTGATATTCAAAGGTTTACGGGAGTTTTGGAAGCGGTGGCTTCCCGGAGGTCTGAGGTAGAGCTGGACGATATCGATATAATTTTGCTGGTGGAGACAGCCAGAGGGGTTCTCAATCTTGAGAAAATGCTGGAGAGTTCTGAGCTCATTTCAGGAGCGGCACTGGGGGGAGAGGATTTTGCCCTTGATCTCGGCGTCAGCCGGACGCGTACAGGAGAAGAGCTGCAGCAGGCTCGATCTCAGCTCGTCATGGCCGCCAGTGCTGCCGGTAAACTGGCGGTGGATACCGTATTTGCCGACATCGATGATAAAGAAGGGTTGAGAGAAGATGCCGGCCGGGCGGCAGCGCTGGGATTTGACGGCAAACTGGCAGTTCACCCCGCCCAGGCGGAGATAATAAATGAGATTTTTGCGCCCGATAGGGAGGAAATCGAGCTGGCCCGCAGGATTGTGAAAGCTTTTGAAGAATCCGGAGATAAAGCAGGCGGTGTGATGAAGGTGGAAGGAAAGATGGTCGATGAACCTGTATACAGGAGAGCGAAAGAACTGCTAAAACTCTGTGAATAAGAGTTTTGAAAGAAGAGAAGCTGCAGTTATTTTAAAAAACTACATAATTTTAGGGGGAATATTCATGGCCAGAGTTCTTGAACATCTGGGCAAGGAATTTATAGAAAAAAAAGGTTTTCCCATCCCGAATTCCGGAGTGGCTGAAAGTCCTCAGGAGGCCGAAGAGATTCACAGAAAACTGGATGACGATGTGGTAATCAAAGCACTCGTGCCGGCCGGCAAGAGAAAAAAAGCGGGAGCGATAAAATTTCCGGAAGATCCGCAGGAAACCCGCAGTGCTGCCCGGGAAATACTCGGTATGACGGTACAGGAATTTCCCGTCGAAAAAGTTTTAATAGAGGAAAGGCTGGAGATAAAATCAGAGCTTTATCTCTCCATCATCTATGACAAAGAAAATCGCCAGCCGCTGGTCATAGCCAGCACCGAGGGAGGGATTGATGTAGAGGAGATGAGCTCAAAATATCCTGAGCGGATTAAAAAAGCCGGAGTTCATCCCTTCCGGGGGCTGCCGGATTACAGGGCCAGAGAACTCTGGAGCGAGCTGGGTTTCAGCGGCGAGCTTTTGAGGAAATTGACCCACATTACCGTAAGATTATTCGAGGCTTTTTATGAGTATGACTGCACCACCCTGGAGATAAATCCATTGGTAGTTACAGAAAAAGAAGAGGTGGTAGGAGCCGATTGCGTGATGGCCGCCGATGATCTGGCTATGTTCCGTCAGAAGGAGCTTTCTGAACGCGTCCAGGTCGGAAGTGAGCGCATCTGGAGGCCGCTGACAGAGCTGGAAAAGAGAGTGGTTGAGGTTAATGAGCGCGATCCTTACCGCGGCACGGCCCGCTATATAGAGCTCGAGGAAGGAGAGGTGGGTTTTATGTGCGGCGGTGGAGGAGGAAGTCTTGTTATGTTCGACACCCTGATCAATTTGGGTTTGAGCCCCTCCAACTACACCGAATTCGGCGGCAACCCCCCTGTAAGAAAAGTGCGGGGGCTGGCCAAAGCCATTCTCTCCAAGGATAGCGTGGAAGGGCTTTTGGTCTGCTGCAACATCACCAATAACACCCAGGTCGATAATGTTGCTCAGGGTGTAAAAGAAGCCCTGGAGGAGAAGGAGCTGGATCCGGCTGAATTTCCGGTCATGGTCAGATTTGCCGGTGTCAACGATGAGCGCGGGAAAGAAATATTTGAAAGCGCCGGCATAGAATATCACGGAGAGGATATCACTATGCCCCGGGCCGGCAGGCTCATGAAGGAAAAACTGGAAGAATTTAATCGGCAGGAGGGAGAGCAATAATGGGAATACTGGTTGATAAAAACACTTCAGTTTTAATACAGGGCATTACCGGCAGAGAAGCTTCCATGGTGGCCGGACATATGCAGGATTACGGGACCGATATAACTGCGGGAGTTACTCCCGGCAAAGGCGGGGAGGTAGTGGCCGGAGTCCCGGTCTTTGATACCGTGAGAGAAGCCAGCAAGGACAATGAAGTCGATGTCTCTCTCATTTATGTTCCCCCGGCCTTCGTCCTCGATGCTGTCAGGGAAACTCTCGCAGCCGGGATAAAGAAGATGGTCATAATAACGGAGAATATTCCCCAGCAGGATGTGGTGAAAATTCTTCATCTGGCCGGTGAAGCTGACGCCAGGATTATCGGTCCGAATACGGTCGGACTGATAAATCCCGCTGCCAGAGTCAAACTGGGAGCTATAGGTGGGGATAATCCCGACAGATGCTTTGTTCCCGGCAATGTAGGTGTTATTTCACGCAGCGGAGGCATGACTGCTGAAACTTCCTGGATGATAAAAAGAGCTGGCAGGGGAGTTTCAACCTCGGTAGGAATCGGCGGAGACCCGATGATAGGATCGCCGCCTAAAGACTTATTGAAATTATTCGAGCAGGATGAGGAGACTGAAGCTGTGGTGATGTTTTCCGAGCCCGGCACCCATTTTGAGCGAGATGTGGCGGAGTTTTTGGAGAGGGGCGGCTTCACCAAGCCGCTGATAGTTTACGTGGCCGGTAAATTCACCGAGGAGATGCCGCAGGGCACCGTTTTTGGCCATGCTGGAGCCATCATTGAAGATGAAAGCAGCAAACCCTCACACAAGATGGAGAGGTTGAAAAAAGCCGGCGCGAGTATAGCCCATGATTACGATGAGATACTGGATTATGTTTCTGAATTATAAGATGAACTTTGAACAGAATAGTTTGAAAATGACAGAGACTGTTGACTAAGTTTATCTAATATGATAGGATATCTTGTGAAGTAGGAAAAAATAATATATTTACAGTGCGCCCGTAGCTCAGCCCGGACAGAGCAACGGACTTCTAATCCGTAGGTCACAGGTTCGAATCCTGTCGGGCGCACCATTTTTATTTATTCATATATCAACGAAAAGAGGCCCCGCCAAAATAACTGGCGAGGCCTTTAAAATTATTACTTGCACCAATTTCGAACCCGAAATTATTATTTCCCGGCTTTTTGAAGTATCTCAACTGCTTTATCTCTGTTCCTTCATAGAAACATGTGAGTAAATATTTAAAGTGGTTTCAACTCTTCTTAATGCTATTGCTTCCGGTGTTAAAAACATCGGGTCTTCACTGCCTGAAAAGGCGGCATTTCTTTTTTTATACTGTTTTAATTTTGTATGGCAGACAAAATTCCGGTAACAAAAAGTGGAAGGTTCGAGTATATTATAGAATGCTATGATAACCATTATCTGGCCGAAAATTAAACTTATGCCGGGGAAAAATTTCATTGTGAACGCAGCTTTATATCTTACAGTACAACTAAATGAGGTTTTTACACACCCATCAGCCAACTGAAGACAAGAAGATCCATATCTTAACTTACTGCCCGATACCTCGGGGGAACTTCACTGGGGGATTTCCCTGCTGTGGTGGACATCACTTTATATCTTAATGTCATAATATCTGCTGGTTTATCAGGAGATAGATAGATGATCGGGCAAAGATTTTGATTATTTTGCAGGAAATCTTTCTGTTATCATTGAATATAAAAAATGAGGCGTAAAAAAGTGAGCTAAAAAATTAAAATTTAATATAAGGCAGTCGGGTGCCCCCGGTCACGGCCGGAGGAGAATAGGGAATCAGGTGCAAAGCCTGAACGGGCCCGCCACTGTAACCGGCATCAATCTGAATTTAAAGACCACTTAAATATTTTAGTATTTAGGGAAGGGATAAATTCAGATTTAAGCTGGAAGTCAGGAGACCTGCCCGCTGGCCTATTGACCTACTTGTTCTTCGATGGCAAGAAAGGTAGGGAATTAGAGCAGGATTATTGTTTTCTGTTTGTTTATTACCCGCTAATTACCCTCAGCTGGGATTATTTTGATTCAGATTGGGGGTTGAATGTTTTTTAGTTTCAATTTGTAAGTTTTTTTATTTAGCCTCCTGCCTAATTTTTACTCCTCTCCACCTGTCATTGAAGGTGGGGTTTTTTTATTGAAAATTTAATTCCGGGCGGTTTAAATTAATTTAACAAAGGAGTGGTGAATTATTCACATCTCAGAGGGAGTACTGTCGGCACCTGTTCTGGCGGCCGGGATGGCGGCGGGCACAGCCGGGGTGGCGGTCGGTCTCAAAAATATGAATGAAGATCAGATTCCCCGGGCGGCCATAGTAAGTGCGGCTTTATTTGTGGCCTCTTTGATCCATGTTCCTCTTGGGCCCAGCAGTGTGCACCTGATTTTAAATGGAATTGCCGGCATATTACTCGGCTGGGTGGCTTTTCCGGCAATGCTGGTAGCTTTATTTTTGCAGGCGGTTTTATTTCAGCACGGTGGCTTTACTGTATTAGGTGTCAATCTTGTCAATGTGGCTTTACCGGCTGTTCTGGCTGGTTATTTATTCAGACTGGTTTTTGCCAAAAGCCGGGCGAATAAAAAGATTTTAGGTGCAGCGGCAGCACTGAGCGGGGCGCTGGCGGTTTTACTTACGGTATTGATGGTGGTTTTAACTCTGATTTTGTCGGACGCCGGGGCGTTCAGTGAGCTGGCCGGTTTAATTTTTGTTTCTCATCTGCCTGTAATCATAATTGAAGGTTTTTTGAGCGGAATGCTGGTAGTATTTGTGCTGAAAGTAAAACCGGGAATTATGAGAACGGAAAAGCTGTCAGCGATAAAATGATAAGCGAGGCGGGAAATTATGCTTACTGCTGAATTTTCCCGGGGAGATAGTCTTATTCACAGCCTGGATCCCCGGATAAAAATAGTAATCCTGGTGATGATGGCCGCAGTCACGGCTGCAGGAAAGAATTTATTTATGCTCGTCTCAGCTCTCGTTTTTTCTCTGGTGCTGGTCCTGGCGGCTGGTTTAAGAACAAAAAAAGTGATCAAACGTCTTTCGCTCTTGAATATTTTTATAGTCAGTATCTGGATTCTGATACCTTTTACCTATCCAGGAGAGGTGCTGGCAGCAGCTGGCCCTTTTACAGTAACTTCCGATGGTATTATTTATGCTCTGCGCATCACTCTGCGGTCCAATGCCGTCATGCTGGCAGTTTTTGCTCTGCTTTCAACTTCTTCAGTATCTTCATTAATGCAGGCTCTTAAATATTTTCATGTCCCCAAAAAACTTATTTATCTATTTTTCTTCGTATACCGCTATATTTTTGTGCTCCAAGATGAATTTAGCAATATGCAGAAATCCGTTGAGGGCCGGGGTTTTACGCCTGCAACCTCAGTGCACTGCTACAAAACTTATGCATTTTTGATCGGTATGCTGCTCATTAAAAGTTATGAGCGAGCCGCAAGAGTTTATCAGGCCATGCTGGCCCGCGGTTTCAAAGGGGAATTTTATGTGAAGGATGAGCTTGAGTTTTCTGCTGGCGATGTGCTGGTTTTTTCCTGCGGCTTTCTGCTAATGGTATTATTTTTTGAGCTGGAATTCGGTGTTTTTATTTGAAAAATTCAGAGAGGAGTTTTAATATGAAGATGTCGGCTGAAAATTTAACTGCAAAAGTCATGCTTCCGAACACGGCCAGAAGCAAAAAATTTTTAGCTTTAACCGTAATATTGGCAGCAGCTGTTTTACTGATGATGACGGGCGAAGCTTCAGCTCACAGAATGATGATAGAGGAAATTTCCGAAGGGAAAATAGAAGTGGGATTTGATGATGGAACTGTGGCAGAAAATGTCGAAGTCGAGCTGTATGACGGAGAAGAAAACCTGGTCGATGAGGGCGTGACCGATGAAGAGGGTATTTATGAATTCGATACTGCCATGGAGGTAGAGCGTATAGTTGCTTCTGATGATATGGGACATAGGGCAGTTTTAACGCCTGAGTCCGACCAGGAGAACAAGAATTTTCTGCAGGTTTTGCCTCTGTGGTTGAGGACTTCTACAGGGGTGGGAATTTTGCTGTTAATTGCGGGCGCTGGCAAATTTTATAAAGCCAGAAAGGCGTAACGTGTTTTGGAGGATAGAATGGATCGAATTATAGAAGTAAAAAATTTGGCTTATACCTATAATGATGGGACTGAGGCTCTGCAGGATGTCAACTTTGCTGTAAAGCCCAACTCCCGGGTGGCTGTACTGGGACCAAATGGTGCCGGTAAATCAACCCTTTTATTTCACCTCAATGCTCTTTATCTGGCTCAAAAAGGGGAAGTATATATCAAATCCAGAAAGATAGGTGAAAAGCATAAAGACTGGGTGAGAAAACTGGTCGGCCTGGTTATGCAGGATCCTGATGATCAGGTTTTCTCCACAACTGTTTATGAAGATGTTGCTTTTGGACTGGTCAACTTTGGCTGGCAGGACAGGGATAAAATTGATAAAAAGGTAAAGCAGGCTTTAAAATCTGTCGATATATTGAATTTGCAGGATAAAAATCCTCATCATCTCAGTTATGGTCAGAAAAAAAGGGCGGCAATAGCCGGTATTCTGGCGGTTAAGCCGGAAATAGTTATTTTTGATGAACCTCTCTCCTATCTTGATCCTGCCGGCCAGAAAACATTGCGCCGGATTCTGGCCGATCTGTATGGGGAGGGCAAAACTCTTCTCGTGGTAACCCATGACTTAGATTTTGCAGTAGAATGGGCCGATAAAATTATTATTATGAAAAAAGGGGAAATTTTCTACAGCGGGGATTATGAAATATTTGCCCGGCCGGATATGATCGAAGAAGCTGATCTGCGGCTTCCGAAGATCATGGAGCTGCTGCAGGAGCTGGAAGGGGTCGATTTGAAGCGGCTGGAAAATCCCCCTCGAGACGTCCGGGAAGCAGCAGAATATCTGAATAATTTGCCTGGATGATTGTCCGGGTTATTATCGAGCTTTTTTAGTATTTTTGCAGGAGAATTCTGTGTTATCTTTAAACAAATAATAACACGAAATTTTTAAACTTAATATTTCAGAAGCCGGGTGCCTCCGGTCACGGCCGGAGGAGAATAGGGAATCAGGTGCAAATCCTGAGCGGGCCCGCCACTGTAACCAGCAAGCATTTGTATATTTTCCTGGATTTAAAAGGCCACTTGAATACCAGTGTATTCAGGGAAGGCATAAATTCAGGGATGAGCTGGAAGTCAGGAGACCTGCCTGGTTATCTTCCTACAATTCTTCGATGGCAGGAAGAGTAGGTGAGAATATTCTGATTCGGCCTGGATGATGTTTTATTGAGCTTTATATGAATGTATAATCGATTATTCCAGGATTAAGGAATTAAGGGTTTCAGCCGAATTGGATATTTATCCTTATCTCACTCAACCTCTATCGGGTTGAGATTTATTTATTTTGGCCCGCAGAATAAATGCCGGCTGCTGATAAAATTGCAAGAAAAAGGGAGGTGAATAAATGGTATAATCATGGGAATGAAACGATCACAACTGCTGTATTAAATTTATAACATTTACAAAGGAGGATTAAATATGCTCAAGAAATTAGCCATAGTTTTAACGATTTCAGTAATTATCCTGACGTTTAACTTCCTGGGTATCGCTGAAGAGATCCAGGCCCATGAAATTATTCTGGATTTTCCTCAGCAGATCGAAGTTGAAGAGGAAGTTGATATAGAAATAAGTTTCGGGCATTTTCCTGAGATGTATGATTATGAACACTCATTTTTTGCTGAGCTGGAAAATGGCGAGCTGAAGGTTATAAAACCTGATGGTTCCGAAAAGGAGCTGGGATTTACCAGGGAAATGGAGGAGGCCTATTCAGCAGCATTTACCCCATCAGAAGCGGGCATATACTGGCTGACTTTTACCAGCAAAAGGCCGGTAGTGGATAGAACCGATGATGGTGATGGCAAACAGCTGCGTTATTATGATGCCAAAGCTCCGCTGAAAGTTTCGGCTGACGAGGAAGATCTGGCTGTTCCCGAGACAGATCTGGCAGTTGAAGTGGTTAGCGCAGGAAACATTCAAAATAATGCGGGTGAGGAGATCACCCTGCAGGTCCTGTATGAGGGAGAACCGGCCGCTGATCAATCTCTGTCAGTTGTTAGTCCTCTGGAAGAGGTGCAGACCTACACCACAGATGAGAAGGGCGAATTTGTTTTCACCCCTGAAGAGGAGGGGGTCTGGTTTATTCATGTCAGCAACCTGACAGATACAGAAAAAGAGGGTGAGTTTGGCGGGGAAGATTATGACAGAATTCGTTATAATTCCGCCTTTTATATGGAGATCGAGGAAGAAGAAGGATGGTTATTCTAAAATCCTCAGAGTCGAATATTTTATGTTGGCAGGGAGCTTTAAGCCCCCTGTATTTTTTTGTTTTTTCGTTGAAAATGAGTTTTAGTTTTACAAACGATTTCTGGAGAAGAACCTAATTTTTTTTAGATGTCTTACTGTGGCTGTATTGTTAAACCCACCTGCACATTAAAACAAACACAAAGGCACCGGATGCACAAAAATATATTCATATAAACATGTGCGATGACGATTTAAACTTATCTGCCTCAAATTTTTCAGGGC
The nucleotide sequence above comes from Halarsenatibacter silvermanii. Encoded proteins:
- a CDS encoding alanine-tRNA synthetase second additional domain-containing protein, producing the protein MEQLIDCFSHAVYHAPRGKDRLIFLGNHLSQSYLQPNDHLIGVIGRPGSGKSLLIKGMFPGLNLTNDDEGINVRPLPLWEEFERDNFSSPAFHVDINFESAFIQAGNIAQAAEKAILKNRRVVIEHFDRIVEYIDIMPDLLVGIGEEVIVARPGVFGPTAAEVKEIVFSSLFNRQMAHTAEDLTAMVIANKGYPRPPLHSDVKSGFVLQFNERPGFSVKQIEQEVNELINAELSVEYMDEETIKIGEMVTTCTGPRIHVKNTSDIKGYDLSLDLEKDPNTGFYLLAGKIGQDDNPFNLSCPECSPLRSDS
- the rph gene encoding ribonuclease PH, with protein sequence MTASQSSNSDSRDLRPVRIERGYTKYAEGSVLMSTGDTKIICTASVEDGVPYFLRGEDQGWLTAEYSLLPRSTQDRTTRAAARGKRSGRTREIQRLIGRSLRAVIDLEAMDERTIWIDCDVIQADGGTRTASITGGFVALYDSVDYMMEEGIVSENPLKEFTAATSVGIVDEDYVLDLCYEEDSSADVDMNVVMTESGKFIEIQGAAEESPYTRSDLDKMLELAEDGIQGLIDAQKRALELI
- a CDS encoding XTP/dITP diphosphatase, which translates into the protein MSGCRRLFVATGNKDKLKEIGQKFSELSMEILSPESLDLEFEVEETGSTLAENALIKARAGAGVSGVLTLADDTGLMVDALDGEPGVYSARFAGPQASYEENNNHLLSRLEGVREENRTARFVTAAALVDPDTGREHTVRGICRGRILEKRRGEGGFGYDPLFYLPDLDMTFAELDTESKNEISHRARALRRVKLLLEQNYFDREE
- a CDS encoding HpcH/HpaI aldolase/citrate lyase family protein; its protein translation is MLLRSLLFMPGNNAKILNKVEDVQADAVILDLEDAVSSQDKEKARELVENRLIELENSVGHPDIFVRVNGPLKKQWPEDCRAAIRPALDGLILPMAEKAGDIQRFTGVLEAVASRRSEVELDDIDIILLVETARGVLNLEKMLESSELISGAALGGEDFALDLGVSRTRTGEELQQARSQLVMAASAAGKLAVDTVFADIDDKEGLREDAGRAAALGFDGKLAVHPAQAEIINEIFAPDREEIELARRIVKAFEESGDKAGGVMKVEGKMVDEPVYRRAKELLKLCE
- a CDS encoding ATP-grasp domain-containing protein yields the protein MARVLEHLGKEFIEKKGFPIPNSGVAESPQEAEEIHRKLDDDVVIKALVPAGKRKKAGAIKFPEDPQETRSAAREILGMTVQEFPVEKVLIEERLEIKSELYLSIIYDKENRQPLVIASTEGGIDVEEMSSKYPERIKKAGVHPFRGLPDYRARELWSELGFSGELLRKLTHITVRLFEAFYEYDCTTLEINPLVVTEKEEVVGADCVMAADDLAMFRQKELSERVQVGSERIWRPLTELEKRVVEVNERDPYRGTARYIELEEGEVGFMCGGGGGSLVMFDTLINLGLSPSNYTEFGGNPPVRKVRGLAKAILSKDSVEGLLVCCNITNNTQVDNVAQGVKEALEEKELDPAEFPVMVRFAGVNDERGKEIFESAGIEYHGEDITMPRAGRLMKEKLEEFNRQEGEQ
- a CDS encoding succinate--CoA ligase subunit alpha, encoding MGILVDKNTSVLIQGITGREASMVAGHMQDYGTDITAGVTPGKGGEVVAGVPVFDTVREASKDNEVDVSLIYVPPAFVLDAVRETLAAGIKKMVIITENIPQQDVVKILHLAGEADARIIGPNTVGLINPAARVKLGAIGGDNPDRCFVPGNVGVISRSGGMTAETSWMIKRAGRGVSTSVGIGGDPMIGSPPKDLLKLFEQDEETEAVVMFSEPGTHFERDVAEFLERGGFTKPLIVYVAGKFTEEMPQGTVFGHAGAIIEDESSKPSHKMERLKKAGASIAHDYDEILDYVSEL
- the cbiM gene encoding cobalt transporter CbiM; its protein translation is MSEGVLSAPVLAAGMAAGTAGVAVGLKNMNEDQIPRAAIVSAALFVASLIHVPLGPSSVHLILNGIAGILLGWVAFPAMLVALFLQAVLFQHGGFTVLGVNLVNVALPAVLAGYLFRLVFAKSRANKKILGAAAALSGALAVLLTVLMVVLTLILSDAGAFSELAGLIFVSHLPVIIIEGFLSGMLVVFVLKVKPGIMRTEKLSAIK
- the cbiQ gene encoding cobalt ECF transporter T component CbiQ; its protein translation is MLTAEFSRGDSLIHSLDPRIKIVILVMMAAVTAAGKNLFMLVSALVFSLVLVLAAGLRTKKVIKRLSLLNIFIVSIWILIPFTYPGEVLAAAGPFTVTSDGIIYALRITLRSNAVMLAVFALLSTSSVSSLMQALKYFHVPKKLIYLFFFVYRYIFVLQDEFSNMQKSVEGRGFTPATSVHCYKTYAFLIGMLLIKSYERAARVYQAMLARGFKGEFYVKDELEFSAGDVLVFSCGFLLMVLFFELEFGVFI
- a CDS encoding ATP-binding cassette domain-containing protein, coding for MEDRMDRIIEVKNLAYTYNDGTEALQDVNFAVKPNSRVAVLGPNGAGKSTLLFHLNALYLAQKGEVYIKSRKIGEKHKDWVRKLVGLVMQDPDDQVFSTTVYEDVAFGLVNFGWQDRDKIDKKVKQALKSVDILNLQDKNPHHLSYGQKKRAAIAGILAVKPEIVIFDEPLSYLDPAGQKTLRRILADLYGEGKTLLVVTHDLDFAVEWADKIIIMKKGEIFYSGDYEIFARPDMIEEADLRLPKIMELLQELEGVDLKRLENPPRDVREAAEYLNNLPG
- a CDS encoding DUF4198 domain-containing protein; this encodes MLKKLAIVLTISVIILTFNFLGIAEEIQAHEIILDFPQQIEVEEEVDIEISFGHFPEMYDYEHSFFAELENGELKVIKPDGSEKELGFTREMEEAYSAAFTPSEAGIYWLTFTSKRPVVDRTDDGDGKQLRYYDAKAPLKVSADEEDLAVPETDLAVEVVSAGNIQNNAGEEITLQVLYEGEPAADQSLSVVSPLEEVQTYTTDEKGEFVFTPEEEGVWFIHVSNLTDTEKEGEFGGEDYDRIRYNSAFYMEIEEEEGWLF